The Enterobacteriaceae endosymbiont of Neohaemonia nigricornis genome has a segment encoding these proteins:
- the ileS gene encoding isoleucine--tRNA ligase: MKNKFKLNLPYTMFPMKANLPINELVILKEWETNNLYQKILNQSKHKKKFILHDGPPYANGNIHIGHAFNKILKDIIIKSKNLDGYFTNFIPGWDCHGLPIEHKIEQKYKNNNMLLSDMEFRLACRKYAQQQIEQQKKDFIRLGIIANWHNPYLTMDYKIEANIIRTFGKVLNNGYIYKGTKPVHWCTKCCSSLAEAEVEYKNKTSLSMYVKFNIINNIQFKKQINIVKDVQISLLIWTTTPWTIPANQAIAVHPEINYKLILIDQEIIIIAQNLIHIIFTKIGIIHWEIIGTLQGKYFNNIQVLNPINNNISKLIISKYVIYKIGTGIIHMAPNHGLDDYNICMKNNIKCIKNIIDKTGHFIIGIHPKLDKINIFCSEKIIKDILLKNNALFYSEKYLHSYPYCWRHKTPVIYMATPQWFISMDQNNLRQLSLNIIKNITWIPEWGLKRMTIMLNKRPDWCISRQRIWGIPIPLFIHNKTNKIHKDSVQLIEKIACIIEKNGIQAWWDLNLKKILDKDYMNYTKVTDTLDVWFDSGSTYDSVMKQKYNIKNIDMYVEGSDQFRGWFISSLILSIATQKTNPYYKVISHGFTVDNMGKKMSKSLGNIIQPQYVIKKYGADILRLWVASNDYSSEVHISQSILKSITDIYRRIRNTIRFILSNLNDFQPKDNTIVPEHMLSIDKWIIHKTKKTQDSIIKNYHNYNIQNIIKKIMKFCTIELGSMYLDLIKDRQYTFLKNSIERLSCQTALYMILEALVRWIAPILSFTAHEIWQYIPGKRSKYIFMEQWYTKLFTLPLNNKMNYHYWCEMFKFREQVNKIIEITRNQKIIGSSLEADIIIYTYENMFNNIMLLGKELRYFLLVSKAYIIKDKNNITKKMIIRYKIKKHTGMKCIRCWYYEDNLVDHLCPKCINNTIGSGEKRLFI; encoded by the coding sequence ATGAAAAATAAATTTAAATTAAATTTACCTTATACCATGTTCCCTATGAAAGCTAATCTTCCTATAAATGAGTTAGTTATATTAAAAGAATGGGAAACAAACAATTTATATCAAAAAATTTTAAATCAGTCAAAACATAAAAAAAAATTTATTTTACATGATGGTCCACCATATGCTAATGGCAATATACATATTGGTCATGCATTTAATAAAATTTTAAAAGATATTATTATTAAATCCAAAAATTTAGATGGTTATTTTACTAATTTTATTCCTGGATGGGATTGTCATGGATTGCCTATTGAACATAAAATAGAACAAAAATATAAAAATAATAATATGTTATTATCTGATATGGAATTTAGATTAGCATGTAGAAAATATGCACAACAACAAATAGAACAACAAAAAAAAGATTTTATTAGATTAGGTATTATAGCCAATTGGCATAATCCATATTTAACTATGGATTATAAAATCGAAGCTAATATTATTCGTACATTTGGTAAAGTATTAAATAATGGATACATTTATAAAGGTACAAAACCAGTACATTGGTGTACTAAATGTTGTTCTTCTTTAGCAGAAGCAGAAGTAGAATATAAAAATAAAACTTCTTTATCTATGTATGTTAAATTTAATATTATTAATAATATACAATTTAAAAAACAAATTAATATAGTAAAAGATGTACAAATTTCTTTATTAATATGGACAACAACACCATGGACTATACCAGCTAATCAAGCAATTGCTGTACACCCAGAAATAAATTATAAGTTAATTTTAATAGATCAAGAAATTATTATTATAGCTCAAAATTTAATACATATAATTTTTACAAAAATAGGAATAATACATTGGGAAATTATAGGTACTCTACAAGGTAAATATTTTAATAATATACAAGTACTAAATCCTATCAATAATAATATATCCAAATTAATTATAAGTAAATATGTTATTTATAAAATCGGGACTGGTATTATACATATGGCACCAAATCATGGTTTAGATGATTATAATATATGCATGAAAAATAATATTAAATGTATTAAAAATATAATTGATAAAACAGGACATTTTATTATTGGAATACATCCAAAATTAGATAAAATTAATATTTTTTGTTCAGAAAAAATTATAAAAGATATTTTATTAAAAAATAATGCTTTGTTTTATTCTGAAAAATATTTACATAGTTATCCTTATTGTTGGAGACATAAAACACCTGTAATTTATATGGCTACTCCCCAATGGTTTATAAGTATGGATCAAAATAACTTACGACAATTATCATTAAATATAATTAAAAATATTACTTGGATACCTGAATGGGGATTAAAAAGAATGACAATTATGTTAAATAAAAGACCAGATTGGTGTATTTCTAGACAACGTATTTGGGGTATACCAATTCCTTTATTTATACATAATAAAACCAATAAAATACATAAAGATTCTGTTCAATTAATAGAAAAAATTGCATGTATTATAGAAAAAAATGGTATTCAAGCATGGTGGGATTTAAATTTAAAAAAAATTTTAGATAAAGATTATATGAATTATACTAAAGTTACAGATACTTTAGATGTATGGTTTGATTCAGGATCAACTTATGACTCAGTAATGAAACAAAAATATAATATTAAAAATATTGATATGTATGTAGAAGGATCAGATCAATTTAGAGGATGGTTTATTTCTTCATTAATTTTATCCATAGCTACACAAAAAACTAATCCATATTATAAAGTTATTAGTCATGGATTTACTGTAGATAATATGGGTAAAAAAATGTCTAAGTCCTTAGGTAATATTATACAACCACAATATGTTATAAAAAAATATGGTGCTGACATTTTGAGATTATGGGTTGCTTCTAATGATTATTCAAGTGAAGTGCATATTTCACAAAGTATTTTAAAAAGTATTACAGATATTTATAGACGTATTCGAAATACTATACGTTTTATATTATCTAACCTAAATGATTTTCAACCAAAGGATAATACTATTGTTCCAGAACATATGTTAAGTATAGATAAATGGATTATACACAAAACTAAAAAAACACAAGATAGTATTATAAAAAATTATCATAATTATAATATACAAAATATTATTAAAAAAATTATGAAATTTTGTACAATTGAATTAGGATCTATGTATTTAGATTTAATTAAAGATAGACAATATACTTTTCTAAAAAATAGTATAGAAAGATTAAGTTGTCAAACTGCTTTATATATGATATTAGAAGCGTTAGTACGTTGGATTGCACCGATTTTATCTTTTACAGCACATGAAATATGGCAATATATACCAGGAAAAAGATCTAAATATATTTTTATGGAACAATGGTATACAAAATTATTTACTTTGCCTCTTAATAATAAGATGAATTATCATTATTGGTGTGAAATGTTTAAATTTAGAGAACAAGTAAATAAAATAATTGAAATAACACGTAATCAAAAAATTATAGGTAGTTCATTAGAAGCAGATATTATAATATATACTTATGAAAATATGTTTAATAATATTATGTTATTAGGTAAAGAATTACGTTATTTTTTATTAGTTTCTAAAGCTTATATTATTAAAGATAAAAATAATATTACTAAAAAAATGATTATACGTTATAAAATAAAAAAACATACAGGTATGAAATGTATAAGATGTTGGTATTATGAAGATAATCTTGTAGATCATCTTTGTCCTAAATGTATCAATAATACTATAGGATCAGGGGAAAAACGTTTATTTATTTAA
- a CDS encoding cation diffusion facilitator family transporter has translation MNFILKTMFIQKQTSKYNNLVIKATYFAIILSFILLFLKIIAWYYTHSISILAACIDSLIDITSSTINLLILYYAVQPADFQHSFGHGKAESLSALTQSVFICITSLFLCLHSIKHLSVPMKLCNPIIGIIVITISFFSTLILVIFQKKVINQTNSQATHANMLHYQSDMLINSAVLVALICNIYGITKADSLITLFISIFIFFNATKVIYKSIQSLLDRSLPDYEKKIIMNLVNSWPEVLGAHELKTRQAGPTRFIQFHLVLDDNLSLLEAHDIAEQIELAINRKFPYAEVLIHQDPYSVVPKNDHGFFQS, from the coding sequence ATGAATTTTATATTAAAAACAATGTTTATTCAAAAACAAACAAGTAAATATAATAATTTAGTTATTAAAGCCACATATTTTGCTATAATTTTATCATTCATATTATTATTTTTAAAAATTATAGCATGGTATTATACACATTCTATTAGTATATTAGCAGCTTGTATTGATTCATTAATAGATATTACTTCATCAACTATTAACTTATTAATACTGTATTATGCTGTACAACCTGCAGATTTTCAACATTCTTTTGGACATGGTAAGGCAGAATCATTATCTGCATTAACACAAAGTGTTTTTATTTGTATAACATCATTATTTTTATGTCTTCACAGCATAAAACACTTATCAGTACCTATGAAATTATGTAATCCTATTATTGGCATTATAGTTATTACTATTTCATTTTTTTCAACTTTAATTTTAGTTATATTTCAAAAAAAAGTTATTAATCAAACTAATAGTCAAGCAACACATGCTAATATGTTACATTATCAATCAGATATGTTAATTAATAGTGCTGTTTTAGTAGCATTAATTTGTAATATATATGGCATTACTAAAGCTGATTCTTTAATTACATTATTTATAAGTATATTTATTTTTTTTAATGCTACAAAAGTAATTTATAAATCTATACAATCATTATTAGATAGATCATTGCCAGATTATGAAAAAAAAATTATTATGAATTTAGTTAATTCTTGGCCAGAAGTATTAGGTGCACATGAATTAAAAACAAGACAAGCAGGTCCAACAAGATTTATACAATTTCATTTAGTATTAGATGATAATTTATCTTTATTAGAAGCACATGATATTGCAGAACAAATAGAATTAGCAATAAATAGAAAGTTTCCATATGCAGAAGTACTTATACATCAAGATCCATATTCTGTAGTTCCTAAAAACGATCATGGTTTTTTTCAAAGTTAA
- a CDS encoding 50S ribosomal protein L25 — protein sequence MNTIKIFQRLQIGKKFNKILRINNKIPAIIYGKNIIPIPIFIYNKDILNINITSFNDDQKKIIKLINYKNKIIKTQILNIQYHPYKNRIIYHIDFLYIKECTELL from the coding sequence ATGAATACTATAAAAATTTTTCAACGTTTACAAATTGGCAAAAAATTTAATAAAATATTACGTATAAATAATAAAATTCCTGCAATTATTTATGGCAAAAATATTATTCCTATACCTATATTTATATATAATAAAGATATATTAAATATTAATATAACTAGTTTTAATGATGACCAAAAAAAAATAATTAAATTAATAAATTATAAAAATAAAATAATTAAGACACAAATATTAAATATTCAGTATCATCCTTATAAAAATAGAATTATATATCATATAGATTTTTTATATATAAAAGAATGTACTGAATTGCTGTAA
- the glyS gene encoding glycine--tRNA ligase subunit beta: MKKVTFLLELSIEDIPSYLLLQITNIIKTNFIYELNKYNFKYKIINAFMTNRRIALQIHNFDVIQKDYYINIKGPYVKIKDEQNFKNKQIKFWMIKHKIKDFNNIKFHKNYIIYKKHIQGLHIKNFLPQILKDTLLNISSIPNTMYWNDNNFKFIRPIRNLLVLLDDIFIPINILNIPSNNVIQGHRFIGEQKIYLLHAKQYETTLFNTGKVIVDFIKRKNKILKDINNIINKIHGIIKLSSNLLDELTAMIEWPVILIGKFNLKFLKLPHKILIHIMEKYQKYIPIYDDNKILLPYFIFIINIESNNTHKIVQRHEQVLNAKFQDINFFLKNDMNMQLEQYVNKLKYIVFHKKLGSLYDKTMRIIKISEYLALKLKHTVTHFLRTSLLYKCDLATQMVYEFADLSGVVGMYYAIKDKEHNVVSKALYDQYRYNICYKIPTNKVSYILFISDNIDTLVGMFSVGLLPTGDKDPYTLKKNTLTIIHIMIKNKLDINLKKLINFNIKKYNYVDDKNILINNLMQFILNRCKNWYLSLGYQIKIINAVILNNYKYHYKLFILDFIIKAVNKFFLIEKKQSKLLLITYKRINKILITNQQNISNHINMKLILEKEEQILINHLKKLSKIIKNKILNHEYYNILLILSELYYPVNKFFQNIIINSNNIAIKNNRVTILHNIEKYLLQIVNLNKLN, translated from the coding sequence ATGAAAAAAGTAACATTTTTATTAGAACTTTCTATTGAAGATATACCATCTTATTTATTATTACAAATTACTAATATAATAAAAACAAATTTTATATATGAATTAAATAAATATAATTTTAAATATAAAATCATTAATGCTTTTATGACTAATAGGAGAATTGCTTTACAAATTCATAATTTTGATGTAATACAAAAAGATTATTATATTAATATTAAAGGTCCATATGTAAAAATAAAAGATGAACAAAATTTTAAAAATAAACAAATAAAATTTTGGATGATAAAACATAAGATAAAAGATTTTAATAATATTAAATTTCATAAAAATTATATTATATATAAAAAACACATTCAAGGTTTACATATTAAAAATTTTTTACCACAAATTTTAAAAGATACTTTACTAAATATATCATCTATACCTAACACAATGTATTGGAATGATAATAATTTTAAATTTATTAGACCTATAAGAAATTTATTAGTTTTATTAGATGATATATTTATACCCATTAATATTTTAAATATACCATCAAATAATGTTATTCAAGGTCATCGTTTTATTGGAGAACAAAAAATTTATTTATTACATGCTAAACAATATGAAACTACCTTATTTAATACAGGCAAAGTAATAGTTGATTTTATAAAAAGAAAAAATAAAATTTTAAAAGATATTAATAATATTATTAATAAAATTCATGGGATAATTAAATTATCTTCTAATTTATTAGATGAATTAACTGCTATGATTGAATGGCCTGTTATATTAATTGGTAAATTTAATCTAAAATTTTTAAAACTACCACATAAAATTTTAATTCATATTATGGAAAAATATCAAAAATATATTCCTATATATGATGATAATAAAATATTATTACCATATTTTATTTTTATAATAAATATAGAAAGTAATAATACTCACAAAATTGTTCAAAGACATGAACAAGTCTTAAATGCAAAATTTCAAGATATTAATTTTTTTTTAAAAAATGATATGAATATGCAACTAGAACAATATGTAAATAAATTAAAATATATTGTTTTTCATAAAAAATTAGGTAGTTTATATGATAAAACTATGCGTATTATAAAAATATCTGAATATTTAGCATTAAAACTAAAACATACAGTTACACATTTTTTAAGAACAAGTTTATTATATAAATGTGATTTAGCGACACAAATGGTTTATGAATTTGCTGATTTATCAGGTGTTGTAGGCATGTATTATGCAATAAAAGATAAAGAACATAATGTAGTTTCAAAAGCTTTATATGATCAATATCGATACAATATTTGTTATAAAATACCAACTAATAAAGTTTCTTATATTTTATTTATATCAGATAATATTGATACTTTAGTTGGCATGTTTAGTGTTGGATTATTACCAACAGGAGATAAGGATCCATATACTTTAAAAAAAAATACATTAACTATTATACATATCATGATAAAAAATAAGTTAGATATCAATTTAAAAAAATTAATCAATTTCAATATAAAAAAATATAATTATGTTGATGATAAAAATATACTTATAAATAATCTTATGCAATTTATTCTTAATAGATGTAAAAATTGGTATTTATCTTTAGGTTATCAAATAAAAATTATCAATGCTGTTATATTAAATAACTATAAATATCATTATAAACTATTTATTCTAGATTTTATAATAAAAGCAGTAAATAAATTTTTTCTGATTGAAAAAAAACAAAGTAAATTGTTATTAATAACATATAAGAGAATTAATAAAATATTAATTACAAATCAACAAAACATATCTAATCATATTAATATGAAATTAATTCTTGAAAAAGAAGAACAAATATTAATTAATCATTTAAAAAAATTATCTAAAATTATAAAAAATAAAATTTTAAACCATGAATATTATAATATATTACTCATATTATCTGAATTATACTATCCAGTAAATAAATTTTTTCAAAACATTATTATTAATAGTAATAATATAGCAATTAAAAATAATCGTGTAACTATATTACATAATATTGAAAAATATTTATTACAAATAGTTAATTTAAATAAATTAAATTAA
- the dapB gene encoding 4-hydroxy-tetrahydrodipicolinate reductase gives MEKQQIRLAIAGILGRMGQTLLKVLNNNNIPCVLTSVLDKTKYNNHIKYFNKKIKITSNILDIINDFDVLIDFTNTISTMEYLKICQQYNKKIVIGTTGFNKNEKQHIINASKKISVVWSANFSIGINIINKLLDNISKMICDNNQNNVDINIIEKHHKFKIDSPSGTALYMKNILLKNLHTKYYMKDINCYSIRAGDYYGEHQIIFSFLGENIEIIHQASDRTPFAKGALKSAIWLFNINKNGLYNMDDVLGI, from the coding sequence ATGGAAAAACAACAAATTCGTTTAGCAATTGCAGGTATTTTAGGTAGAATGGGTCAAACATTATTAAAAGTATTAAATAATAATAATATACCTTGTGTTTTAACTAGTGTACTTGATAAAACAAAATATAATAATCATATAAAATATTTTAATAAAAAAATAAAAATAACGTCTAATATCTTAGATATAATTAATGATTTTGATGTTTTAATAGATTTTACAAATACTATATCTACAATGGAATATCTTAAAATATGTCAACAATATAATAAAAAAATAGTGATTGGTACTACTGGTTTTAATAAAAATGAAAAACAACATATTATTAATGCATCTAAAAAAATAAGTGTGGTATGGTCTGCTAATTTCAGTATAGGCATCAATATTATTAATAAATTATTAGATAATATTTCAAAAATGATATGTGATAATAATCAAAATAATGTAGATATTAATATTATTGAGAAACATCATAAATTTAAAATTGATTCTCCTTCTGGTACTGCATTATATATGAAAAATATTTTATTAAAAAATTTACACACAAAATATTATATGAAAGATATTAATTGTTATTCTATTAGAGCTGGTGATTATTATGGTGAACATCAAATTATTTTTTCTTTTTTAGGAGAAAATATTGAAATAATACATCAAGCTTCTGATAGAACACCTTTTGCTAAAGGTGCATTAAAATCAGCTATATGGTTATTTAATATTAATAAAAATGGTTTATATAATATGGATGATGTATTAGGAATATAA
- the glyQ gene encoding glycine--tRNA ligase subunit alpha, which produces MKKYSENTFQGMILILQNYWANQGCTILQSLDTEVGAGTSHPMTCLYSIGKTSRKIAYVQISRRPTDGRYGNNPNRLQQYYQFQVILKPPPNNIQELYLNSLKSLNIDLKNNDICFIQDNWENPTLGAYGIGWEIILNGIEITQFTYFQKMGSFTCNPITGEITYGLERLGMHIQNVKNIFELIWCKNIDQCVTYGDLYLQNEQEYSLYNFYYADTNFLLKNFQHYEQEVLKLLSLSKPLILPAYNKVLKASYCFNLLEARQFFSSTERKRYILKLRNLTKSIIKKYYKL; this is translated from the coding sequence ATGAAAAAATATTCTGAAAATACATTTCAAGGTATGATTTTAATTTTACAAAATTATTGGGCAAATCAAGGATGTACTATATTACAATCATTAGATACTGAAGTTGGTGCTGGCACTTCTCATCCTATGACATGTTTATATTCAATTGGTAAAACATCTAGAAAAATAGCTTATGTTCAAATATCTAGAAGACCTACTGATGGTAGATATGGTAATAATCCTAATAGATTACAACAATATTATCAGTTTCAAGTAATCTTAAAACCTCCACCAAATAATATTCAAGAATTATACTTGAATTCATTAAAATCATTAAATATAGATTTAAAAAATAATGATATTTGTTTTATACAAGATAATTGGGAAAATCCAACGTTAGGTGCATATGGTATTGGATGGGAAATTATACTGAATGGTATAGAAATTACACAATTTACATATTTTCAAAAAATGGGTAGTTTTACATGTAACCCGATAACTGGTGAAATTACATATGGATTAGAAAGATTAGGTATGCATATACAAAATGTTAAAAATATTTTTGAATTAATTTGGTGTAAAAATATAGATCAATGTGTAACTTATGGAGATTTATATTTACAAAATGAACAAGAATATTCTTTATATAATTTTTATTATGCAGATACTAATTTTTTATTAAAAAATTTTCAACATTATGAACAAGAAGTACTAAAATTATTAAGTTTATCTAAACCATTAATTTTACCAGCATATAATAAAGTTTTAAAAGCATCATATTGTTTTAATTTGTTAGAAGCACGGCAATTTTTTTCTTCTACAGAACGTAAAAGATATATTTTAAAATTACGTAATTTAACTAAATCTATTATAAAAAAATATTATAAATTATAA
- the pfkA gene encoding 6-phosphofructokinase, with amino-acid sequence MIKRIGVLTSGGDAPGMNAAIRGIVRTAIGQKLEVFGIYNGYLGLYKNNFIKLNRHSVSEIINRGGTFLGSARFPQFANINIRTIAINNMQKNNIDALVVIGGDGSYIGAKLITDMGFPCIGIPGTIDNDVAGTDYSIGYFTALETIVQAIDRLRDTSSSHQRISIIEVMGRYCGDLALSAAIAGGCEFIVLPEIIYNKYDLIKEIQQGIDKGKKHAIVLITEFICDINKLAKYIETKIQRETRTTVLGHIQRGGSPVAYDRILASRMGSYAIELLCNGYGGRCIGIKNDKIVHNDISYAIKNMKKIFKKELLEIAKKLY; translated from the coding sequence ATGATTAAAAGAATTGGTGTATTAACTAGTGGTGGTGATGCTCCAGGTATGAATGCTGCTATTAGAGGTATTGTACGTACTGCTATTGGTCAAAAACTGGAAGTTTTTGGAATATATAATGGTTATTTAGGTTTATATAAAAATAATTTTATTAAATTAAATAGACATAGTGTTTCTGAAATTATTAATAGAGGAGGTACTTTTTTAGGTTCAGCTCGTTTTCCACAATTTGCCAATATAAATATTCGTACTATCGCTATTAATAATATGCAAAAAAATAATATTGATGCATTAGTTGTTATTGGAGGCGATGGTTCATATATTGGAGCAAAATTAATTACAGATATGGGTTTTCCATGTATAGGTATACCTGGTACAATAGATAATGATGTAGCAGGTACTGATTATAGTATTGGTTATTTTACTGCTTTAGAAACTATAGTACAAGCTATTGATCGTTTAAGAGATACATCATCATCACATCAAAGAATATCAATTATAGAAGTAATGGGTAGATATTGTGGTGATTTAGCTTTATCTGCTGCAATAGCAGGAGGTTGTGAATTTATTGTATTGCCTGAAATTATTTACAATAAATATGATTTGATTAAAGAAATACAACAAGGAATAGATAAAGGTAAAAAACATGCAATAGTATTGATCACTGAATTTATTTGTGATATTAATAAATTAGCAAAATATATTGAAACTAAAATTCAAAGAGAAACTAGAACAACAGTTTTAGGACATATTCAAAGAGGTGGTTCTCCTGTTGCTTATGATCGTATTTTAGCATCTAGAATGGGTTCATATGCTATTGAATTATTATGCAATGGTTATGGTGGTAGGTGTATAGGCATTAAAAATGATAAAATAGTACATAATGATATTTCTTATGCTATTAAAAATATGAAAAAAATTTTTAAAAAAGAATTATTAGAAATAGCAAAAAAATTATATTAA